Proteins encoded in a region of the Camelus bactrianus isolate YW-2024 breed Bactrian camel chromosome 36, ASM4877302v1, whole genome shotgun sequence genome:
- the LOC123614866 gene encoding olfactory receptor 5G9-like gives MAAENSAKMTELIFIGLKYHPRQQVFLFLLFLLFHLVTVTGNLGMIILIRLDSLLHTPMYVFLSHLSFVDTCFSSVVGPKMLADFFAERKAISFLGCALQQWFSGFFVAIECLLLASMAYDRYVAICNPLLCSVTMSQRLCIQLVAGPYAAGFLNTMTHTTAAFRLPFCRSHVINHFFCDLSPLLSLVCADTWINKLLVFIVAGAVLVVSSLTIVNSYFYILLAILRVRSAAGRRKAFSMCSSHLTAVSILYGALFSIYVRPGAVFSLDLDKVVSIFYTAVIPMLNPLIYSLRNKEVKAAMCRTITRRKFCIRR, from the coding sequence ATGGCTGCTGAGAACTCTGCAAAGATGACAGAGCTCATTTTCATAGGCTTGAAGTACCACCCTCGGCAGCAAGTCTTCCTTTTCTTGCTCTTCCTACTCTTTCACCTCGTTACTGTGACAGGAAACTTGGGCATGATTATCCTCATCCGGCTCGATTCCCTTCTCCACACACCGATGTACGTCTTTCTCAGTCACCTGTCCTTTGTGGACACCTGCTTCTCGTCGGTGGTGGGCCCCAAGATGCTCGCCGACTTCTTCGCTGAGCGGAAAGCCATCTCCTTCCTGGGCTGTGCCTTGCAGCAGTGGTTCTCTGGGTTCTTTGTGGCCATCGAGTGCCTTCTCCTGGCGtccatggcctatgaccgctacgtggccatctgtaACCCGCTGCTGTGTTCTGTTACCATGTCCCAGAGGCTCTGCATCCAGCTGGTGGCGGGACCCTACGCTGCGGGTTTTCTGAACACCATGACTCACACAACAGCTGCTTTTCGTCTTCCCTTTTGTCGCTCCCACGTAATCAATCATTTCTTCTGTGACTTGTCCCCTCTGCTTTCTCTCGTGTGTGCGGACACCTGGATCAATAAGTTGTTAGTTTTCATTGTGGCTGGAGCTGTCCTCGTGGTCAGTAGCCTGACCATTGTCAACTCCTATTTTTACATCCTCCTTGCCATCCTGAGGGTCCGCTCTGCTGCTGGGAGGCGCAAAGCCTTCTCCATGTGCTCTTCCCATCTCACGGCCGTTTCCATTTTGTACGGGGCTCTCTTCTCTATCTATGTGAGGCCGGGGGCAGTTTTCTCTCTGGACCTCGATAAAGTGGTGTCCATATTCTACACAGCAGTCATCCCCATGTTGAATCCTCTCATCTACAGCTTGAGAAATAAAGAAGTGAAAGCTGCCATGTGTAGGACCATCACCAGAAGGAAGTTTTGCATCAGAAGATAG